The Chelatococcus sp. HY11 genome includes a window with the following:
- a CDS encoding sugar ABC transporter permease, with protein MNQHHTIARPFTPRPAPARRRFGLDLARPSRRHWLGYLLLAPAVVLIALIIIYPLFVSVDMSFQNVGLVRLGAPRRPFTTINYERLFTSPEFWMACWVTFKLIVVVTISCFVLGVGTGLLVNNKFRGRAIARLFVALPWAVPEIVAVVIFAWIFDSSFGLMNWFFIKLGLVNTTINWFSDPTAAFAAVAVTMVWKGYPFVSIMTLAGLQSIPEDFYNAARVDGANAWQRFINITLPCLMPVLGVTMVLTILWVFRDFSIIYVLTGGGPLKATQTLSIMTYEQAFSFFKMGYASAVGVVTLILCVVASRLMVGRSTESIY; from the coding sequence ATGAACCAGCACCACACCATCGCGCGCCCCTTTACGCCACGTCCGGCCCCGGCACGCCGGAGGTTCGGTCTTGATCTCGCCAGGCCGAGCCGCCGTCACTGGCTGGGCTATCTGCTGCTGGCACCCGCCGTGGTGCTGATCGCGCTGATCATCATCTATCCGCTGTTCGTTTCGGTCGACATGTCCTTCCAGAACGTCGGCCTCGTGCGGCTCGGCGCGCCGCGGCGTCCCTTCACGACGATCAACTACGAGCGGCTGTTCACGTCGCCCGAGTTCTGGATGGCCTGCTGGGTGACCTTCAAGCTCATCGTCGTAGTGACGATCTCCTGTTTCGTGCTGGGCGTCGGGACGGGGCTGTTGGTGAACAACAAGTTCCGGGGCAGGGCGATCGCGCGGCTGTTCGTGGCCTTGCCCTGGGCCGTGCCCGAGATCGTCGCCGTTGTCATCTTCGCTTGGATCTTCGATTCCTCCTTTGGCCTGATGAATTGGTTCTTCATCAAGCTCGGCCTCGTCAACACGACCATCAACTGGTTCTCCGACCCGACCGCGGCCTTCGCGGCGGTGGCGGTGACCATGGTGTGGAAGGGCTACCCCTTCGTCTCGATCATGACGCTGGCCGGCCTCCAATCCATCCCGGAGGATTTCTACAACGCGGCCCGCGTCGACGGCGCCAATGCCTGGCAGCGCTTCATCAACATCACCTTGCCCTGCCTGATGCCGGTGCTCGGCGTGACCATGGTGCTGACGATCCTGTGGGTGTTCCGCGATTTCTCCATCATCTACGTGCTCACCGGCGGTGGCCCGCTGAAGGCGACCCAGACCCTGTCGATCATGACCTACGAACAGGCCTTCAGCTTCTTCAAGATGGGCTATGCCTCGGCGGTCGGCGTCGTCACGTTGATCCTCTGCGTCGTCGCGAGCCGCCTGATGGTCGGGCGCTCAACTGAATCGATCTACTGA
- a CDS encoding carbohydrate ABC transporter permease, producing the protein MRARSSRQALLYLGVVLTCGVLLFPIYWLVVTALSPADSLHHLPPKFWPDVPQWGIFREIIEQRPIPLWLGNSILAALGSVGISMFVSVFAGYSLSRFRLRGGPSLGLFILTAKMLPATLLVIPLFGIFRQLGLIGSLWSIILAHATLIVPFSTWMLKGYFDTIPRELEQAAMVDGCSPLGAMFRVILPVATPGLAATALYGFVLSWSDYAYARTFLTNSQTNWTANLGITTMKGEYITNWNQISAAAVLVALPIIVIYLFLERYLVGGLTAGAEK; encoded by the coding sequence ATGCGCGCACGCTCCAGCCGTCAGGCTCTTCTCTATCTCGGCGTCGTCCTCACCTGCGGGGTGCTTCTGTTCCCCATCTACTGGCTGGTGGTCACGGCGCTCTCGCCGGCGGATTCATTGCATCACCTGCCGCCGAAGTTCTGGCCGGACGTGCCCCAGTGGGGCATCTTCCGTGAGATCATCGAGCAGCGGCCAATTCCCCTGTGGCTCGGCAACTCGATCCTCGCGGCGCTCGGCTCCGTCGGCATCTCGATGTTCGTGTCCGTCTTCGCCGGCTACTCGCTGTCGCGCTTCCGGCTCAGGGGCGGGCCCTCGCTCGGCCTGTTCATCCTGACGGCGAAGATGCTGCCGGCGACCCTGCTCGTCATTCCCTTGTTCGGCATCTTCCGCCAGCTCGGCCTGATCGGCAGCCTGTGGTCGATCATCCTCGCCCACGCGACGCTGATCGTTCCCTTCAGCACCTGGATGTTGAAAGGCTATTTCGACACCATTCCGCGTGAGCTCGAACAGGCAGCCATGGTCGACGGCTGCTCGCCGCTCGGCGCCATGTTCCGCGTCATCCTTCCAGTCGCGACGCCCGGGCTCGCCGCGACCGCCCTCTACGGCTTCGTGCTGTCCTGGTCGGACTATGCCTATGCCCGCACCTTCCTGACCAACTCGCAGACCAACTGGACGGCCAATCTGGGCATCACGACCATGAAGGGCGAGTACATCACCAACTGGAACCAGATTTCGGCCGCAGCGGTGCTCGTCGCCCTGCCGATCATCGTCATCTACCTGTTCCTTGAGCGCTACCTTGTCGGCGGGCTGACCGCTGGCGCCGAAAAGTGA
- a CDS encoding ABC transporter ATP-binding protein: MAGIRIEHVTKSYGPLAVLKDFNLDIADGEFVVFVGPSGCGKSTMLKILAGLEEATSGRVLIGDREVTDLAPGDRDIAMVFQNYALYPHLTVAKNMGFGLKMRGTPAAEIDRRVKDAARILGVEHLLDRRPRALSGGQRQRVALGRAIVREPQAFLMDEPLSNLDAKLRVHMRAEISALHKRLGVTTIYVTHDQIEAMTMADRIVIMRDGEIQQIAAPDEMFADPANLFVAGFIGSPGMNFLKSKLTLGSGAGTVSLYGQDVKLTLPAERLKPLDGREVILGLRPEHITEGNSPVTFTVSPRLVESLGSEKYVYCDIPEANRTDIARAAGVDDERGDAQIARLINAGDIALGRPVQLGFDPARLHVFDAETGRAVR; the protein is encoded by the coding sequence ATGGCGGGAATCCGTATCGAACACGTCACGAAATCCTATGGCCCGCTGGCGGTCCTGAAGGATTTTAATCTCGACATCGCCGACGGTGAATTCGTGGTCTTCGTCGGCCCATCCGGCTGCGGCAAGTCGACCATGTTGAAGATCCTCGCGGGGCTTGAGGAGGCGACATCAGGTCGCGTGCTCATCGGCGACCGCGAGGTCACGGACCTGGCGCCAGGCGATCGCGACATCGCCATGGTGTTCCAGAACTACGCGCTTTATCCGCATCTGACGGTCGCCAAGAACATGGGCTTCGGCCTGAAGATGCGCGGGACGCCGGCTGCCGAGATCGACAGGCGCGTCAAGGACGCGGCCCGCATTCTCGGCGTCGAGCACCTGCTCGACCGTCGCCCGCGCGCGTTGTCCGGCGGCCAGCGTCAGCGCGTGGCGCTGGGCCGCGCCATCGTGCGCGAGCCGCAGGCCTTCCTGATGGACGAGCCCCTGTCGAACCTCGACGCCAAGCTCCGGGTGCATATGCGCGCCGAGATCAGCGCGCTGCACAAGCGGCTCGGGGTCACCACGATCTATGTGACGCACGATCAGATCGAAGCGATGACCATGGCGGATCGCATCGTCATCATGCGCGACGGCGAAATCCAGCAGATCGCCGCGCCGGACGAAATGTTCGCGGATCCTGCCAATCTGTTCGTCGCCGGCTTCATCGGCTCGCCGGGGATGAACTTCCTCAAGTCGAAGCTGACGCTCGGCAGCGGGGCAGGGACGGTGTCGCTCTATGGGCAGGACGTGAAGCTCACGTTACCGGCGGAACGCCTCAAGCCCCTCGATGGCCGGGAGGTTATCCTTGGCCTCAGGCCCGAGCATATCACGGAGGGCAACAGCCCGGTCACCTTCACCGTGAGCCCACGGCTCGTCGAAAGCCTCGGCAGCGAGAAATACGTCTATTGCGACATTCCGGAGGCGAACCGGACAGACATCGCGCGTGCCGCCGGCGTCGATGACGAGCGGGGCGACGCCCAGATCGCGCGCCTGATCAACGCGGGCGACATCGCCCTCGGGCGGCCGGTGCAGCTCGGCTTCGATCCGGCGCGCCTGCATGTGTTCGACGCCGAGACCGGCCGTGCGGTGCGGTGA
- a CDS encoding NAD(P)-dependent oxidoreductase — protein sequence MTIVVTGSAGRIGSKVVQALIDRGEQVAGFDLRPLGLAHQNYREVVGPFDDREAARRALEGATAVLHLGAFMSWLAADADKLHRANVDGTRVILEAAAAARVGRIVFASSGEVYPENMPDYQPIDEKHPLKPRSPYGLTKLLGEELVRFTERTAGIPSVILRFSHTQDARELLDTGSFFSGPRFFLHPKIRQQEAFGNRAAVEALKRVDDGREALVLSRNENGRPFKMHITDTRDMVSGILLGLDHEKAIGEAFNLGATDPVDFADALPQMAAATGLPLHTVDLPGAGVYYHTSNSKIRHLLGYRPTWTIDRMIGEAAQTWTKMRAS from the coding sequence ATGACCATCGTCGTCACCGGCAGTGCCGGCCGTATCGGCTCCAAGGTGGTGCAGGCGCTTATTGATCGCGGCGAGCAGGTCGCGGGCTTTGATTTGCGGCCGCTCGGGCTCGCGCATCAGAACTACCGCGAGGTGGTCGGGCCATTCGACGATCGTGAGGCGGCGAGGCGCGCGCTGGAAGGCGCGACCGCGGTCCTGCATCTCGGCGCCTTCATGTCCTGGCTGGCGGCCGACGCCGACAAGCTGCACCGCGCCAATGTGGACGGGACGCGCGTTATCCTGGAGGCGGCCGCCGCCGCCCGGGTCGGGCGCATCGTGTTCGCCTCGTCCGGCGAGGTCTATCCCGAGAATATGCCGGACTATCAGCCGATTGACGAGAAGCATCCGCTGAAGCCGCGCTCGCCCTATGGACTGACCAAGCTCCTCGGTGAGGAACTGGTGCGTTTCACCGAGCGCACGGCCGGCATTCCCTCCGTCATCCTGCGCTTCTCCCACACGCAGGACGCGCGCGAACTCCTTGATACCGGGAGCTTCTTTTCTGGGCCGCGCTTCTTCCTGCACCCCAAGATCCGCCAGCAGGAGGCCTTTGGCAACCGTGCGGCCGTCGAGGCCTTGAAGCGCGTCGACGATGGCCGCGAGGCGCTCGTGCTATCGCGCAACGAGAACGGCCGACCGTTCAAGATGCACATCACCGACACGCGCGACATGGTGTCGGGCATCCTGCTCGGGCTCGACCATGAGAAGGCGATCGGCGAGGCCTTCAACCTGGGGGCAACCGATCCCGTTGACTTCGCCGATGCACTGCCGCAGATGGCCGCAGCGACAGGCTTGCCGCTGCATACCGTCGATCTGCCGGGGGCGGGCGTCTACTATCACACCTCCAACAGCAAGATTCGCCACCTATTGGGGTATCGACCGACATGGACGATCGATCGCATGATCGGCGAGGCGGCACAGACATGGACCAAGATGCGCGCGTCCTGA
- a CDS encoding SMP-30/gluconolactonase/LRE family protein: MDQDARVLTPEERDVPTGAAALAKGLYLLDVIGEYASPPRFKDLQAATKLPKGTLARMLNTLVLFRLVRHEDSDNTYRLGHRLFELAHRVWESFDLRGVAGPVLDRLADETRETVAICAVDNGEVLYIDQRSRGGAFGFRIEIGRRAPLHCTAGGKALLAFAAPHEQRALLDDLTLDRYSERTITDEGALVADLALSRARGYAISLAEHVPGVSSVAAPVFDHTGKAVAALGVYGPSSRLSNDRLHVTGRDLMAAARQISGNVGASQLNITSYVRPGRAADADVECVLPWGAHLAEGPVWSTREQRLYWVDILAPAVYRFDPATRSNEEVVMPRLISAVAPRHDGGLVALTQDGLEAFDFATGRLTRLVDPEADIPDNRFNDGKCDARGRMWAGTMRLDASRAAGALYAIGPDLSWQRADTGFTVANGIDWSPDGRTLYFADSAGRIYSYAFDVESGTVGERRIFASVDKEEGRPDGLAVDAEGYVWCAIWDGWCVRRFAPDGSLDREVRLPVPRPTSVAFGGADLKTLFITSARIRLPSRVLTDAPFSGGLFALPVDVPGLPAHAFAG; this comes from the coding sequence ATGGACCAAGATGCGCGCGTCCTGACGCCCGAGGAGCGCGATGTCCCGACGGGCGCCGCTGCGCTCGCCAAGGGCCTCTATCTCCTCGACGTTATCGGAGAATATGCCTCGCCGCCGCGCTTCAAGGATCTGCAGGCGGCGACCAAGCTGCCGAAGGGCACGCTCGCGCGCATGCTCAACACGCTCGTCCTGTTTCGCCTCGTGCGGCACGAGGACAGCGACAACACCTACAGGCTCGGCCACCGGCTGTTCGAGCTGGCGCACCGGGTCTGGGAATCCTTCGACCTCCGGGGTGTTGCAGGGCCCGTGCTCGACCGGCTGGCGGACGAGACGCGCGAGACGGTGGCGATCTGCGCGGTCGACAACGGCGAGGTGCTCTATATCGACCAGCGTTCGCGCGGCGGGGCCTTCGGTTTCCGCATCGAAATCGGCCGGCGCGCCCCGCTGCATTGCACGGCGGGCGGCAAGGCCCTGCTCGCCTTCGCCGCGCCGCATGAGCAGAGGGCGCTGCTCGATGACTTGACGCTCGATCGCTATTCCGAGCGGACGATCACCGACGAGGGGGCACTGGTGGCCGATCTCGCTTTGTCGCGGGCGCGGGGATACGCGATCTCGCTGGCCGAGCACGTGCCGGGTGTATCCTCGGTGGCAGCGCCGGTGTTCGACCATACGGGCAAGGCGGTCGCTGCGCTCGGGGTCTACGGGCCGAGCTCGCGCCTCTCCAACGATCGCCTGCATGTCACCGGCCGCGACCTGATGGCCGCCGCCCGGCAGATATCCGGCAATGTCGGCGCTTCCCAGCTCAACATCACCTCTTACGTTCGTCCGGGGCGCGCCGCCGACGCGGATGTGGAATGCGTCCTGCCCTGGGGCGCCCATCTCGCGGAGGGGCCGGTGTGGTCGACGCGGGAGCAGCGCCTCTACTGGGTCGATATCCTCGCGCCCGCCGTCTACCGCTTCGATCCGGCGACGCGGAGCAACGAGGAAGTCGTCATGCCGCGCCTCATCAGCGCGGTCGCGCCGCGCCACGACGGCGGGCTCGTGGCCTTGACCCAGGATGGCCTCGAAGCCTTCGATTTCGCGACTGGCCGCCTGACGCGGCTCGTCGATCCTGAAGCCGATATCCCTGATAACCGCTTCAACGACGGCAAATGCGATGCGCGCGGGCGCATGTGGGCCGGCACCATGCGCCTCGACGCGAGCCGAGCCGCGGGCGCTCTCTACGCCATCGGGCCGGATCTTTCGTGGCAGCGGGCCGATACGGGCTTCACCGTGGCCAACGGGATAGACTGGAGCCCGGACGGTCGGACGCTCTATTTCGCCGATTCGGCCGGCCGCATCTATTCCTATGCCTTCGATGTCGAGAGCGGCACTGTTGGCGAGCGTCGCATCTTCGCCTCGGTCGACAAGGAGGAGGGCCGCCCGGACGGCCTCGCCGTCGATGCCGAGGGCTATGTCTGGTGTGCCATCTGGGATGGCTGGTGCGTGAGGCGCTTCGCGCCGGATGGCAGCCTCGATCGCGAAGTACGCCTGCCCGTGCCGCGTCCGACCAGTGTCGCCTTCGGCGGGGCCGATTTGAAAACGCTCTTCATCACCTCCGCGCGCATCCGCCTGCCGTCCCGCGTGCTGACCGACGCGCCGTTCTCCGGTGGGCTTTTCGCCTTGCCGGTCGACGTGCCGGGCCTTCCGGCGCACGCCTTCGCGGGATGA
- a CDS encoding SDR family oxidoreductase, whose protein sequence is MSQARYPDLAAKPVLITGGADGIGRAMVEAFAAQGAPVGFLDIDASLGQALADRLAGEGATAHFAAADLRDIAATQAAITALSARLGPFSVLVNNAGHDERHRFDDVTLAYWDDRMAVNLRHMMFVTQAVVPGMRAGGSGAVINLSSTSWMQGAPGIIAYTTAKSAVVGFTRSLARELGGDGIRVNAVTPGWVMTERQRAAATPERLVKAQERQALKGEIMPGDIAAMVLFLASEAARMCTGQNYIVDAGVV, encoded by the coding sequence ATGAGCCAGGCCCGATATCCCGACCTCGCAGCCAAGCCCGTGCTCATCACCGGGGGCGCCGATGGCATCGGCCGCGCCATGGTGGAAGCCTTTGCGGCGCAGGGCGCTCCTGTCGGTTTCCTCGATATCGACGCGAGCCTTGGCCAAGCGCTGGCCGACAGGCTCGCCGGGGAGGGCGCGACAGCCCACTTCGCGGCTGCCGATCTGCGTGACATCGCGGCGACACAAGCGGCCATCACCGCCCTCTCCGCGAGGCTCGGCCCCTTTTCCGTGCTCGTCAACAATGCGGGCCACGATGAGCGGCACCGTTTTGACGACGTCACGCTGGCTTATTGGGACGACCGGATGGCGGTGAACCTCCGGCACATGATGTTCGTGACGCAAGCTGTCGTACCCGGCATGCGCGCGGGCGGGAGCGGGGCGGTCATCAACCTCAGTTCGACCTCGTGGATGCAGGGGGCGCCCGGCATCATCGCCTATACGACAGCGAAATCGGCGGTGGTCGGCTTCACGCGCTCGCTGGCGCGGGAACTCGGGGGCGATGGCATTCGCGTCAATGCCGTCACCCCCGGCTGGGTGATGACCGAACGCCAGCGGGCAGCCGCCACGCCGGAGCGCCTGGTCAAGGCGCAGGAGCGGCAAGCGCTCAAGGGCGAGATCATGCCCGGCGATATCGCGGCCATGGTCCTGTTCCTCGCCTCCGAAGCGGCCCGCATGTGCACGGGCCAGAACTATATTGTCGACGCCGGAGTGGTTTGA
- a CDS encoding FAD-binding oxidoreductase has product MAVDKLGALTNVLDPAAILVADDDMAPYLADWRGRYVGRAQAVLRPRSVEQVSAVLRWASETRTPVFPQGGNTGLAGGATPDEGGTGIVLALGRLNRILDIDTAGNTMVVEAGAILADVQRAADDAERLFPMSLGSEGSCQIGGIIATNAGGINVIRYGTTRELVLGLDYVLADGTIVRGLKRLPKNNTGYDLRHLLIGSEGTLAVITAAALKLFPRPTASASAFCAVSSPQKAVDLLSLLRQRLVGRISSFELMCDGEMGFVLDGDVGGDLRLPVAERAPWYVFIEVADSGEEAVLVEMLTAALGEAFERDYVLDAAIAQSEGQAKAIWHLRFAVSEANRRAGPNVSHDTSVATADVPAFLAEVSTTLADRFPSVRPLFVGHVGDGNIHVIALFPHDSFADRAAFETAASAVNDCIFGVVDRFHGSISAEHGIGRSLARRLPDHTDKAAYRLMNGIKQLYDPLGILNPGKVLLRG; this is encoded by the coding sequence ATGGCCGTGGACAAGCTCGGCGCGCTCACGAACGTCCTCGATCCCGCCGCGATACTGGTGGCCGATGACGACATGGCGCCCTATCTCGCCGACTGGCGTGGGCGCTATGTCGGTCGGGCCCAGGCGGTCCTGCGCCCGCGCAGCGTGGAGCAGGTTTCCGCCGTTCTGCGCTGGGCCAGCGAGACCCGCACACCGGTTTTCCCGCAGGGCGGCAACACCGGGCTCGCGGGTGGCGCGACGCCTGACGAGGGCGGCACAGGGATCGTGCTGGCGCTCGGCCGGCTCAACCGGATCCTTGATATCGATACAGCCGGCAACACGATGGTGGTGGAGGCCGGCGCCATCCTCGCCGACGTCCAGCGGGCGGCAGACGATGCGGAGCGTCTTTTCCCGATGAGCCTCGGCAGCGAGGGAAGCTGCCAGATCGGCGGCATCATTGCGACCAATGCGGGCGGGATCAACGTGATCCGCTATGGCACAACCCGCGAGCTCGTGCTGGGGCTCGACTACGTGCTGGCCGACGGCACCATCGTGCGTGGCCTCAAACGCCTGCCGAAGAACAACACGGGCTATGACCTGCGCCACCTCCTGATCGGCTCCGAGGGGACGCTCGCGGTGATCACCGCGGCTGCGCTCAAGCTCTTCCCACGCCCAACGGCGAGCGCCAGCGCCTTCTGCGCGGTGTCGAGCCCGCAGAAGGCGGTGGATCTCCTGTCCCTGCTCAGGCAGCGGCTTGTCGGGCGTATCTCGAGCTTCGAATTGATGTGCGACGGCGAGATGGGTTTCGTGCTCGACGGTGACGTTGGTGGAGATCTGCGCTTGCCTGTCGCGGAGAGAGCGCCCTGGTATGTCTTCATCGAGGTGGCCGACAGCGGGGAGGAGGCCGTGCTTGTCGAGATGCTGACGGCAGCGCTCGGCGAGGCGTTTGAGCGGGATTACGTGCTTGACGCCGCGATCGCGCAGAGCGAGGGCCAGGCCAAGGCGATCTGGCATCTGCGCTTCGCCGTGTCGGAAGCCAACAGGCGCGCCGGCCCCAATGTCTCCCACGACACGTCCGTGGCGACCGCCGATGTGCCCGCCTTTCTCGCGGAGGTCTCGACCACGCTCGCGGACCGATTCCCTTCGGTGCGCCCCTTGTTCGTTGGCCATGTTGGAGACGGCAATATCCACGTCATCGCGCTTTTTCCGCATGACAGCTTTGCCGATCGCGCAGCCTTCGAGACGGCTGCGTCAGCCGTGAATGATTGCATATTTGGCGTGGTCGACCGTTTCCATGGCAGCATCAGCGCCGAACATGGAATCGGGCGTTCGCTCGCCCGCCGTTTGCCCGATCATACCGATAAAGCGGCCTATCGGCTGATGAACGGCATCAAGCAACTCTATGATCCGCTTGGGATCCTCAATCCGGGCAAGGTTCTTCTGAGGGGCTGA
- a CDS encoding porin family protein: MRMFKSSCVALAVVAAGGASALAADLPSRTVVPVAPVVVIPLFTWTGFYAGVNAGYGSSTNDSNDRFDPYTGVFYGNDSSNGGFVGGGQVGYNYQFGQFVAGVEADIQYADLGSSRNNNDWAYSYSAYYYAQSNSGWPYAYGQNGRNNAVEWFGTVRARLGVAFDRVLVYATGGFAYGGGDNNNNNGYYGYYGGEAAASGYPWYYGGRRGNSNSGGWVVGGGLEYAFTDSLTAKLEGLYVNLGSDKNNDGDYLYAYNYTTPVAYPYYYGARQKNDREFAVVRAGLNYRFGGF, translated from the coding sequence ATGAGGATGTTCAAGTCATCTTGCGTCGCGCTTGCCGTTGTTGCCGCCGGAGGCGCTTCGGCGCTGGCAGCGGATTTGCCCAGCAGAACCGTCGTTCCGGTCGCCCCAGTCGTCGTCATCCCGCTATTCACGTGGACAGGCTTCTATGCTGGCGTCAACGCCGGCTATGGCAGCAGCACCAATGACAGCAATGACCGCTTCGATCCCTATACGGGCGTATTTTATGGCAACGACTCATCGAATGGTGGCTTCGTAGGCGGCGGCCAGGTCGGCTACAACTATCAATTCGGACAATTTGTTGCGGGTGTCGAAGCCGATATTCAATATGCGGACCTTGGATCGTCTCGCAATAACAATGACTGGGCCTATTCTTATTCCGCCTATTACTATGCCCAGAGCAACAGTGGCTGGCCTTACGCCTACGGTCAGAATGGTCGCAATAACGCCGTCGAATGGTTTGGGACGGTACGTGCAAGGCTCGGCGTAGCCTTCGACCGCGTTCTTGTCTACGCAACCGGCGGCTTCGCCTACGGCGGCGGCGACAACAATAATAACAACGGCTATTACGGCTACTATGGCGGCGAAGCAGCGGCCTCCGGCTATCCCTGGTATTATGGTGGACGACGTGGCAACAGCAACTCGGGCGGATGGGTTGTCGGCGGTGGACTTGAATACGCCTTCACCGACAGCCTGACAGCCAAGCTCGAGGGCCTTTATGTCAACCTCGGCAGCGACAAGAACAATGATGGCGACTATCTGTATGCGTACAACTACACAACCCCCGTAGCATATCCTTACTACTACGGAGCACGGCAAAAAAATGACAGGGAATTCGCCGTCGTCCGAGCTGGACTAAACTATAGATTCGGCGGCTTCTAA
- a CDS encoding glycosyltransferase family 39 protein, with amino-acid sequence MAALNGTDSKALDRGAMIGGPLAGGRFLDVVGSRHWIAVTILLLIALAAFLPGFSSLQPMDRDEPRFAQATKQMLESGDFIDIRFQDEARHKKPVGIYWLQGAVVASAEALGVPQARTTIALYRIPSLVGALATVLLTYWVSLALGLARREAFLAGAFMACSVLLGVEARFAKTDAVLTACSVAVMGGLALAFLRPQQRFSLLGTIAFWGTVALAILVKGPITPMIAGLATVILCIHQRSGRWLMALRPGLGVLLVALVVAPWFIAISVKSGGTFFSEAIGNDMLGKVASGQEKHGAPPGFYLLAFFGTFWPAAVLTAIAVPFVWRSRREPWVVFCLAWILPSWLVFEAVPTKLPHYVLPLYAAIAALTVRAIFAGAVGPHRPLAKSATVLIPLIPLGLGLGLSYFGLTYDGVLPYAAIPGFVLTVAVATVAWLLFLRGKVVGSALVSLVAALAFSVSVFGLAQPLLRALKLSPRLAEAVAAVGCEKPAVVTAGYREPSLVFLVGTDLAMADGVSAAHFMNAPGCRVALIEARERDGFTQASAALGLSPTLVTSVPGFNINGGRRLVVDVYAVGRD; translated from the coding sequence ATGGCTGCCCTGAACGGTACGGATAGCAAGGCGCTCGATCGGGGCGCGATGATAGGCGGTCCCCTTGCTGGGGGCCGCTTCCTGGACGTTGTCGGGAGCCGCCATTGGATCGCGGTCACCATCCTGCTGCTGATTGCTCTGGCGGCTTTCCTGCCGGGATTTTCATCCCTGCAGCCCATGGATCGTGACGAGCCACGCTTTGCCCAGGCGACGAAGCAGATGTTGGAGAGCGGTGACTTCATCGATATCCGCTTCCAGGACGAGGCCCGCCACAAGAAGCCGGTCGGCATCTACTGGCTGCAGGGCGCGGTGGTCGCCTCGGCAGAGGCGCTCGGCGTGCCGCAGGCGCGAACCACGATCGCACTCTACCGTATTCCCTCGCTGGTCGGTGCCCTCGCGACTGTCCTATTGACCTATTGGGTGAGCCTGGCGCTGGGTCTCGCCCGCCGTGAGGCTTTCCTCGCGGGCGCCTTCATGGCGTGCTCGGTCCTTCTCGGCGTCGAGGCGCGCTTCGCCAAGACCGATGCGGTGCTCACGGCCTGCTCGGTTGCTGTCATGGGCGGGCTGGCATTGGCTTTCCTGCGGCCGCAGCAGCGCTTTTCCCTGCTCGGGACCATTGCCTTCTGGGGGACGGTGGCGCTCGCAATCCTCGTGAAGGGGCCGATCACGCCGATGATCGCGGGCCTCGCCACCGTCATCCTCTGCATCCACCAGCGCTCCGGCCGGTGGCTCATGGCGCTGCGGCCCGGTCTCGGCGTGCTGCTGGTCGCCTTGGTCGTGGCCCCCTGGTTCATAGCCATCTCGGTCAAGAGCGGTGGCACCTTTTTCAGCGAGGCCATCGGCAATGACATGCTGGGCAAAGTGGCAAGCGGACAGGAGAAGCACGGAGCCCCCCCAGGCTTCTATCTCCTGGCGTTCTTCGGCACGTTCTGGCCGGCAGCGGTGCTGACAGCCATTGCCGTCCCCTTTGTCTGGCGCAGTCGCCGCGAGCCGTGGGTGGTCTTCTGCCTCGCGTGGATCCTGCCGTCCTGGCTCGTTTTCGAGGCAGTGCCGACAAAGCTGCCGCATTATGTCCTGCCGCTCTATGCGGCCATCGCGGCGCTCACGGTCCGCGCCATTTTCGCGGGTGCGGTTGGCCCGCATCGGCCGCTGGCAAAAAGCGCCACCGTCCTCATCCCGCTCATTCCGCTCGGGCTCGGACTCGGGCTCAGCTATTTCGGCCTGACATATGATGGCGTTCTGCCCTATGCGGCTATCCCCGGATTCGTGCTGACGGTGGCGGTTGCTACTGTCGCCTGGCTGCTATTTTTGCGGGGCAAGGTCGTCGGAAGCGCTCTCGTCTCGCTTGTCGCCGCGCTTGCCTTCTCCGTCTCCGTTTTCGGCCTCGCACAGCCGCTCCTGCGTGCCTTGAAGCTGTCGCCGCGCCTGGCGGAAGCTGTTGCCGCTGTCGGCTGCGAGAAGCCGGCGGTGGTCACGGCAGGCTATCGCGAGCCGAGCCTCGTGTTCCTCGTGGGCACGGATCTCGCGATGGCGGACGGCGTGAGCGCCGCGCATTTCATGAACGCGCCGGGATGCCGGGTGGCGTTGATCGAGGCGCGTGAGCGCGATGGCTTCACGCAGGCGAGCGCCGCGTTGGGACTTTCTCCCACGCTCGTCACAAGCGTGCCAGGATTCAACATCAATGGGGGACGGCGCCTTGTTGTCGACGTCTACGCGGTCGGGCGGGATTGA